The genomic segment GCATCCTGTTCATTGCGATGATTACTTTCATCGTTCTGATGAACGAGGCTGAACGCCGGATCCCCATCCAGTACGCAAAGCGTGTGGTTGGCAGAAAGCAGTACGGCGGCCAGAGCACACACATTCCGATCAAGGTTTGCATGAGCGGCGTTATGCCGATCATCTTTGCAATGGCGTTTATGTCCCTGCCGAATACCTTGAGCCTGTTCGTAGAACCGGTTGCAAATCCGGAGGGCGCATCTGTCGGTGCAAAGATTTATTACTACTTTATCGCATTCTTCAAGACACAGTCTTACGGCTATGCAGCTCTGTATTTCATCCTGATTGTTGCATTCAACTACTTCTACGTTTCCATGCAGTACAATCCGGTTGAGATCGCAAACAACCTGCGTCAGTCCAACGGCGGTATCCCCGGCATCCGTCCCGGTAAGCCCACCTCTGATTACATTCAGAGAATCCTGTCAAAGATTACTCTGACAGGAGCGATCTTCCTGGGTCTGATTGCGATCTTCCCGATCTTCTTTGCACGGGCTCTGCCGGATATGAGTGGTCTGTCCATGGGCGGCACCTCTATCCTGATCGTAGTCAGCGTAGCACTTGAGACTGTCCGCACAATGGAATCCCAGATGATGATGCGTCATCACAAGGGCTTCCTGGGTTAAGGAGGACATTGCATATGAATCTGATTCTTTTGGGCGCTCCGGGCGCCGGCAAGGGTACACAGGCAGAGGTCATTTCCGAGGCATTGTCCATTCCGCAGATTTCTACTGGCAACATTCTGCGTGAGGCTGTCAAGAACGGCACTGAGTTCGGTCTGAAGGCCAAGGCTGCAATGGAAAGCGGCGCACTGGTCTCCGATGAGGTCGTAATCGGGATCCTGAAGGATCGCATCGCACAGGATGACTGCAAGAACGGTTTCATTCTTGATGGTTTCCCCAGAACAGTTCCCCAGGCAGAAGCTCTGGAGGCTATGGGTGTGAACATCGACAAGGTCGTTGAGATCTATGTTCCGGATGAGACCATTTCCAAGCGCCTGTCCGGCAGACGTGTCTGCGAGGGCTGCGGCGCATCCTATCACACAGATTTCAAGCCTTCCAGGGTGGCTGGCAAGTGCGACAAGTGCGGCGGCAACACCGTGATCCGCAAGGATGATGAGCCTGCAACCGTTCTGGAGCGCCTGAAGGTTTACCACGAGCAGACTGCTCCGCTGAAGGATTTCTACGCAAAGCGTGGCAAGCTTGAAACAGTAATCGGTCAGGAAGAGGTTTCCGAAACTTCTAAGCTGACGCTGAAGGCTGTGGGGGCGTAATCGCATGATTAGCGTAAAATCCAATACAGATCTGGAAAAGCTTCGTGCAGCCGGCAGAATTGCCGGTCGTGCCCTGAAGCTGGCTGGGGAATCCGTTCGGGCGGGCATGACCACCAAGGAACTGGACAAAATCGTGCATGACTACATTGTAAGCTGCGGCGCAACGCCGTCCTTCTTAGGATACGGCGGCTTTAAGGGCAGTGCCTGCATCTCTATCAACAACGAGGTCATTCACGGTATCCCGTCCTCCAAGCGGAAAATTGCAGACGGAGATATTGTCAGTGTGGATGTGGGGGCTTGTTACAATGGCTTTCACGGCGACACCTGTG from the Ruminococcus champanellensis 18P13 = JCM 17042 genome contains:
- a CDS encoding adenylate kinase, whose protein sequence is MNLILLGAPGAGKGTQAEVISEALSIPQISTGNILREAVKNGTEFGLKAKAAMESGALVSDEVVIGILKDRIAQDDCKNGFILDGFPRTVPQAEALEAMGVNIDKVVEIYVPDETISKRLSGRRVCEGCGASYHTDFKPSRVAGKCDKCGGNTVIRKDDEPATVLERLKVYHEQTAPLKDFYAKRGKLETVIGQEEVSETSKLTLKAVGA